The genomic region CGCCCATCTTGGCCACGGAGCGCCCTACGCTCCCCTGCATGTTTCTCACGGTCTCGGTGATCTCGGCGGTGGCTGTCGCGGTCCTTTCCGCCAGCTGCCTCACGCTGTCGGCCACCACTGCGAAGCCGCGCCCCTGCTCGCCGGCGCGGGCCGCCTCAATGGCTGCATTGAGCGCGAGGAGGTTGGTCTGATCCGCGATGTCCCTGATGAGGGTGCCTATCTCGCTGATCTGCGCCGACTGTCCGCCTAGCTCCTCCACCATATGAGAGGTCTCGGTGAAGCTGTCGGCGAAAGCCTGCAGCTCCTTGGCTGTCAGCTGCATCTCATTTTTGCCTTCCCCAGCGATCTCCTTCATCGTGTCTGCGGCGTTGGCCGTGTCGGCGGTGTTTCTTGCAACGTCGATGGTGGTTTGGCTCATCTGGGCCATGGTGGCGGCCGAGTCGTCCACCCTGCTCGCCTGCCGCTCTGCGCCGGTTTCCAGCGCGCCCGCGGTCTCTGCCATCTTTACCGAGCTACCTGCCAGCGTGTCCGTGGCCTCTCCGATCCTTCCAACCACGTCCCTGATGCTTACCAGCATCCTCGACATGGCGCCTTGCACCTGCCCCACCTCGTCGTTTCGGGAGGCGGTGAGGTTGACGGCAAGGTTGCCGCCGGCGACTTCTTCGGCGGCGGTGATGAGCTGCTGTATCGGGGTCGTGATGCTGCGGTAAATCCACATCCCCACCAGGGTGCCGATCACGGCCGAGGCCAGCGCGATTATGATTATCAGCCCCATGCTGTAGCGGATGGTGCGGTTGACCGTGCCTATGGCGACTTCCTGCCCTTCCTGGGCTACCGAGACGGTTTGCTGTCCTTTTTCCGCCTGCTTCGTGACGATGTCGCGCAGCTTCGCCGCTGCGCTCTCAGCTTTGGCCTCTAGCTGCATCTTCTGGTGCAGTTTTTCAAGGATGCCGTTGCGCATGAAGACTGTGTCCCTGATTCCCGACAGCGAGAGGGAGGCGTCCCTCAGGATCTTGATTTCCCGAGCCGTTCCTGCCGTCTTCAGAAGAGACTCCACCGACTTTTCCGCTGCGGAAAGCTTCTGGTATTGCTGGTTGAAATCCGCGGCGATCGCATCGAGCTCCTTCTCTGTAGTGGCGAGGAAGAGGCGGCTGGAAAGGGATTCGAGGGATTTGCCGTAGGAGACCATCTCGCTGTTGGTGGAAAGAACGTTGACCGCGGCGTTTGCCTTGGTGACGTAGCCCGGCAGCCGGGCTGAGACGTTGCTGACCTGGAGCTGGGACTTGTCTACTTCATCCTCAATTGAGTCCCAGACCTCGGAGAGTGCAGCATTGGCATCCTTCAGCAGGGCGTCGACGTGGTTGGAATCGGCCCCCTCTGTGCGTGCCTTGATCGCCGCGTTGGCCTTGGAGTAGAACGCGGCGAACCCCGATCCAATGGCCTTGTTATTCTTGATGTTGCCGTTTTGCTGGACCCTGACCGCGGTCCCCGCGAACCGGTCGTGCAGCGCCTTTTTTTCCGGCGTGCGGAGTATGTCGTAGAAGATGAACTGCAGGTCCTTCAGGGACACCTTCAGTGTCTCGATGCTGGCGAGCTTTTTCGACAGCTTGTCCGCGTCCTCGTTGGCTTTTGAGTAGGCGGTGGAGCTCGACTGCTGCAGTGACCGGACCTTGTTCTCAAGATCCCGGATTTTGGCGTTGGCGTCCTGGGCCTTCTGAACGATGACCGCTCGGGCCTCGCTCGATTCCTTTTCAGACCTAAGTTTCGCGGCCATGGTGGCGAAAAGCTCCTGCGCGATGCCGTTTAGCTCCGTGGACGCCTCGAATTTCTCCCCGGAGATCTTCTCCAGCCTTTCCAAGGTATTCTGGACTTCATCAAGGGATTTCTCCGCCTCTTTCTTGGCGGCGGCATAGTCGGCATCGGTATGGGCCGCGCCCACCTTGATCAGGTCGGCGGTGGCACCCTGGAGCGCGCGCTGGAACTCCACGGTTCTGACCTGGTAGGGGGTGCTCTTCTCCGTGAGGTAGGAAAGTTTCCCCTTGATCGACGTCATGCTGATGAAACTGCTGACTGAAACGGCTCCGACAGCGATAAGCACGATGCATGCGTTCAATATGAGTTTCGCTTTGATGGTCACCTAAAAGCTCCTTGGACATAGGGATTTTTGGTGTGAGAATAAGAAAATTTACCCGCAACCAGTACGGTTATCGGGCGTAATGGCTTATTTCTTAAGAAAAAATAGTAACCAATATTATTAAAGTGGCTGCGTCAAGGAATCTCTGCCAGGCGATTGCCAGGTTTTACCCGCTTACTCCAGATCCTTATGCCTTTGTCGCATGATGTGTGGGAGAAATCGTCCCTTAGATGCCAAAAATACTGGCATTGCCTCGACTGGTAATGAAGCTACACTCAGGCATGGTGCATCCTATCAAGTAAAATGGAGGTGACACATGTTAAGCAAGTTCGCTCTGGCAATCGGGATCCTCTCACTTGTCACCGCATGCGCAGTACCCCGCGCCAACCTTGACACCAATCCCGCCTTTACTTCGCACGAGTTCGCCAATCACGAACTGGCGATATCCTGGAAAACAGAACCCACCGACAAAGGGGTGCGCATCGACGGCACAGTCAAGAACGTGCGGCCAGATCTGCCGTACAGTTCACTCCAGTTGACAGCAAAACTCCTGGACGAAAGCGGCAACACGCTGGGCAAGGGAACCAAGGACTTCCAGGGGCGCTTTACCGGGAGCGAACCGTTCAGTATGGAAATTCCAGTCCCACAGAAGGAAAGCGTGAAGAAGGTGAACTTCTCCTACTCCTATGGGACGACGGAGGATTTCCACCGCAACGACTTCGACAGCGTTCCGTAGCCTGCGGCAACTTCGCCGGGAAAAACAAAAGGCCCTTGGGTTTAACCAAGGGCCTTTTTTCGCGCGGCGTGAGTTTGTCTTCGCTCACGGCCTGCTTACTCCGGTTTATCTATTAATCTTACAGCAGTCCGCGCGTGCCTAGAGCTCCGTTTCGGTGTAATCGAAAAATTTGTTGAGCACCTCTTTCACTTTGTCAACCAGGACGTTGACACGGAGCCGGCCGCCTTCTGATGCCGCATCATCGGGTGACCATACCTGTTTCACTGTATCGAGTGAGACATTTTTGCGCCACGTTACCAGGTCGTAGTTCTCGGTTATTCCGCAACAGACAGCCCGATTCCATTCATGGCGGCTTTTTGACTTCCATCTTGCTTTGAATTCGGCAAAAGAGAGCCCATCGCCGAAGTTCTTTTCGCTGACATCTATTGCCGTCGCCTCGCCACGCCGGTTACGGCGCACCGCCTCCACATAAGCGACATGCCAGTAATTCTTGATTGTGAAAATGACGACATCTCCCTCGGCGACTTCCGCAACATCGGTGTTCTTAAGCGCGACCATTTCATCTTTAGTAGGGATCTGGAAGGAGGGGATTCGATCTTTAATATAGTCGACGCAGTACCCGCCTCTTCCCACCCAAACATCACAGTTACAACGCTCGGCATAGCAGCGCGTTGAATTTCCTGCAATAAGCAGGGCCAGTACAACAACTGTTACAACACATTTCATGCGGTTGATCTCCAATGGAACTGGTGCTCTACGCCGGGCAATGCGGAAAGGGGGCCAGACCGTTAAAAGCTGAAGTGGACTGTTAATTAGCCGCAGAAGTAGCCGGTACGCTTACGAGGCGGACCGTCGGCGTCAGGTGGCGGGAAACAAATAGGGAACCTGCGGTGACGATGGCCACTAATGCGCTCGTCAACGAACCCGCAGTCAGGAGACCAGCGGGCGCGGCGATGCAATTGCCTCACGTCGTGCAGCATTGGTGCTGCAGCGTCGAGGTAGTATGGCAACGTTTCTGAGGTGACTAGCGTTACAGGGCGGGAGGGCTACGGCCGGAGCCTGAAGGAGAGGGAGC from Citrifermentans bremense harbors:
- a CDS encoding methyl-accepting chemotaxis protein, producing the protein MTIKAKLILNACIVLIAVGAVSVSSFISMTSIKGKLSYLTEKSTPYQVRTVEFQRALQGATADLIKVGAAHTDADYAAAKKEAEKSLDEVQNTLERLEKISGEKFEASTELNGIAQELFATMAAKLRSEKESSEARAVIVQKAQDANAKIRDLENKVRSLQQSSSTAYSKANEDADKLSKKLASIETLKVSLKDLQFIFYDILRTPEKKALHDRFAGTAVRVQQNGNIKNNKAIGSGFAAFYSKANAAIKARTEGADSNHVDALLKDANAALSEVWDSIEDEVDKSQLQVSNVSARLPGYVTKANAAVNVLSTNSEMVSYGKSLESLSSRLFLATTEKELDAIAADFNQQYQKLSAAEKSVESLLKTAGTAREIKILRDASLSLSGIRDTVFMRNGILEKLHQKMQLEAKAESAAAKLRDIVTKQAEKGQQTVSVAQEGQEVAIGTVNRTIRYSMGLIIIIALASAVIGTLVGMWIYRSITTPIQQLITAAEEVAGGNLAVNLTASRNDEVGQVQGAMSRMLVSIRDVVGRIGEATDTLAGSSVKMAETAGALETGAERQASRVDDSAATMAQMSQTTIDVARNTADTANAADTMKEIAGEGKNEMQLTAKELQAFADSFTETSHMVEELGGQSAQISEIGTLIRDIADQTNLLALNAAIEAARAGEQGRGFAVVADSVRQLAERTATATAEITETVRNMQGSVGRSVAKMGEEREAVGTILARVHTTVGSIERIAQYVEQVNDMVRRIATATEEQSAASREVSGNVDEIAMLTREVRASCSGIRESSDGLSRLAGELNVMVSWFRV